CCTGAGAAACACCCCGGAGTCAGATCCTTCTTCGATGAAACCGGTTCATGGTATGTGGGCGGTTCCCTGGAAGGCATCCAGCTCCCGTTTCACTATGATTTCAACGAAATCAGGCTCACACCGCCGGAAGTGCATCGCCGGTTTTCGCGAAACGGATGGCGAAATGTGCTCGGATTTCATGCCGAAGACTTTCTGCATCGCTCTCACGTGGAAGCCATACTCTCTGCCGCGCGAGAAGCCAACAGCAGTATCCTGATTCATCCCAGCATTGGGCTCGGCGATCCGGGAGAGCCCAGGTATTACGCGCTCGTTCGAAGTTACTTCGAAATCCTAAGGAATTTCCCCAAGAATCTTATCATGTTGGCGCTTCTGCCCTCGTTTTCGATTCAAGCCGGGCCGAGGGAAGCCTTGTTGCAGGCCATTGTCAGGAAGAATTTTGGCTGCAGCCATTTTCTCGTTGCTCGAGATCACGCCGATCCCTTTGCCGGGCAGTCGGGGACCGAACGATTTTATCCTCCCCATTCCGCCCGGAAGTTGGTCGAGGAGTACGAATCCGAGACAGGGATCAAAATGGTCCCCTTCGAACCGTTTGTTTACGTGAAGGAAAAAGCGGAGTTCGTCTCCCCGGAGGAACTGGGCGCCGAGATGCAGCCGAGCGAGCTGTCTCCGTCGGAGCTGCTGAGGAGAATGGAAAATGATCTGAAGCTTCCGGAGTGGTTTACCTACCCTGAAGTGGTGGCGGAACTCAAGCTCGCATTTCCTCCCAAGTCCGCCCAAGGATTCACGATTTTCCTCACGGGACTCTCCGGATCCGGCAAGTCGACTCTGGCCAAAGTACTCCTGGTTAAACTCATGGAAATGCGAGACCGACCGGTGACGCTTCTGGATGGCGATATCGTACGGAAGAACTTGTCCAGCGAATTAGATTTCTCCAAAGAACACCGTGACTTGAATATCAGAAGGATCGGATTCGTGGCAAGCCAGATTACCAAGAACGGCGGAATCGCCATCTGCGCACCCATAGCGCCCTACGAGGAGTCGAGACGACATAATCGGGAACTCATCTCGCAATATGGAGGATATATCGAGGTCTACCTTTCCACGCCTTTGGAGACCTGCGAACTCAGGGACGCAAAGGGGGTCTATGCAAAAGCGAGAGCCGGAAAAATCAAAGGATTCACCGGCATTGATGATCCCTACGTACCGCCCGCCAATCCGGAAATCACCATCGATACTCGGGAATTCAATCCCATCGAGGCAGCGCAAAAGGTCCTTTTGTTTCTCGAGGAACAGGGATACGTACGATGACTTTCTTCGGATAGGACAGACAGACGATAGGGGCCTGCAAGGATCTGCGAGAACGGCAACGTAAGCACGCAGAGCCGTTACATCTTCTGAATCCAGATGCTGGCGCCTTTGTTTTCGAGGCACATGGGAAGGCTTTCCTGAAACCGCTCGGGGAAAAGTTGTTCCAGGAACGTATTGAACGCCACGATGCGGAAAGCCTCGTTGTACTGCAGAAACGCCCGAAGCACGTAGATTTCGTTCCACGCCACACCCTGATACACCGCCTCTTTCGGATATTCGAAAGGATACCAGATATCGTGAAAATGCACGAACACGCCCGAGGCAATGGCCGGAAGAATTTCAAAAAAGACGCGGTTTACGTCGCCGAACGTTTTGACGATATGCGTGGAATCTATGAACAGTATGTCATTGGGCTCCAATATTTCGAAAACCTCCAGCGGAACCTCTTGAAGCTTCCGGGGAATAATGCTTATCCGCTGCCGCTCTTTCTCGTCGATCAGCGATAACAGGAGCTGAGGGTACGGCTCTATGAACGTGCAATCGATGGAATCGTCAAAAAAAAGCCGGTTCGTATCGAG
This genomic interval from Deltaproteobacteria bacterium contains the following:
- a CDS encoding bifunctional sulfate adenylyltransferase/adenylylsulfate kinase, with product MKDSLNHSESLLVHFRRMESLKAEAVRYPSIHLNKRQLCNLELLLNRAFYPLTGYLTQEDYERVLDFQRLSDDTVWPVPICLDISEKSAQSLSQNERIALRDEEGFILAVLKVKSLWKPDLRKEALRIWGTEDPEKHPGVRSFFDETGSWYVGGSLEGIQLPFHYDFNEIRLTPPEVHRRFSRNGWRNVLGFHAEDFLHRSHVEAILSAAREANSSILIHPSIGLGDPGEPRYYALVRSYFEILRNFPKNLIMLALLPSFSIQAGPREALLQAIVRKNFGCSHFLVARDHADPFAGQSGTERFYPPHSARKLVEEYESETGIKMVPFEPFVYVKEKAEFVSPEELGAEMQPSELSPSELLRRMENDLKLPEWFTYPEVVAELKLAFPPKSAQGFTIFLTGLSGSGKSTLAKVLLVKLMEMRDRPVTLLDGDIVRKNLSSELDFSKEHRDLNIRRIGFVASQITKNGGIAICAPIAPYEESRRHNRELISQYGGYIEVYLSTPLETCELRDAKGVYAKARAGKIKGFTGIDDPYVPPANPEITIDTREFNPIEAAQKVLLFLEEQGYVR
- a CDS encoding class I SAM-dependent methyltransferase, whose product is MKNKYEGFVPPGHFASTIPNLDEIKEAEDRVFGIPPRRIPGIRLNEEQQLELLSSFTEFYETVPFPRKPSEGFRYYFDNPGYGYSDAIFLYCMIRHLKPRHIIEVGSGYSSCVTLDTNRLFFDDSIDCTFIEPYPQLLLSLIDEKERQRISIIPRKLQEVPLEVFEILEPNDILFIDSTHIVKTFGDVNRVFFEILPAIASGVFVHFHDIWYPFEYPKEAVYQGVAWNEIYVLRAFLQYNEAFRIVAFNTFLEQLFPERFQESLPMCLENKGASIWIQKM